The genomic window attgctgccaaaggagggtcaaccagttattaaatccaagggttcacatactttttccaccctgcactgtgaatgtttacatgttgtgttcaataaaaacatataactgtttgtgttgtattagtttaagcagactgtgtttgtctattgttgagacttagatgaagatcagaacacattttatggccAATTTATGTAGAAAACTaggaaattccaaagggttcacatactttttcttgcaactgtaAATAAGTAAGTGCTGCTTAATAAAAGCATGGTTTAGGAACAAAGCACACTGAAAGTCTCAAAGAGTCTTGTGATGTACAAAcagtttcagtgtgttttaaaatgttcttaaactCTACACTTGTGTCAATAGAAAATCATTTTGAACTCTACCATAGAGCTCATCTTAAATCTGTCTGGTACAGTCCACCTGCATGCATGTCAGAGGAGTGCATACCCTGACACACTTTGATGAACTTTGCCCCCACTGACTATTTGACTCTCGGCTACAAACAGCTTCGAATGTTGTTCTATAACCAGTGATTCCTAAACCCTTCTATTGTCCAGTTGTCTGGTAGAGGAACAGGATAGTTGTGGAGCCTGTGTGATAGAAATGGTTACCATATCGAACCCATTTGTGTAAAAGAGGGtattctatttttgttgttaaaTGCACTATAatcatattatatatatttacaaagCCCTATACATTAACCCTATTTTGTTCTAACATCAAGACTGTCGATTAAGGCTCTGCTTGTATTATGCAGGCTCTATGGCAAGCCATTTAAAGATTGAATAACTAGactgggcagctgtggctcagtggtagagtcggtcgcctctcaaccagaagatAAGGGGCTGAGCCACATGTCAaattgtccttgggcaaaacactgaACCCCAAGCTGCTCCCGCTGGTAcgtcaatgtgtgaatgtggattTGTCGCGATAAATTCAGACTTatgcagtgtgtttgttgtgaatGCTCATGAAGTGTTTACGATGAAATTGGGATGTATTGCACAGCCCTAGTGTGTGTCTGAAACTATTGCAACACTGAGTGCTTCTGCAACACCGAAATGCAATATGATCTCACACCACAGCTACAGGTGTATTATGTAAGTACAAAGGTGTGATGACCACAGAACTTTGTTACAGCACTGTTGAGTAACTGCAAACTGAAAAGGACTTGCTAGTAAGAATATCACTCTGAATATGTGAATCACAATTGTCActaatgtgaaaacagctggaTTAGAGAAATGTTAGTAAGGATATCTGGTATATAATTCTAATTGGAGAATGTCTagaattaaatcaaatgttcaAACGGCTTGCCATAGAGACCAAACTACATCAACAAACACCTGTTGCTTTATAGACGCTCAAACTGTTTTGCAGATTGCgcttcagttaaaaaaaaacaaccaggtTGTGTATATTATATGATTACTGTGGTAGAGTGCAATCAGGGTGAAGAGCCATTACAGCTGAATGGTTCAACATCACATGTCCATCATTTAAATGAAGCGACTCCTCTTATTACGTCTCTCAGAGGTCTCAATAGTTCGCTTCATATAAAGACATTGAGTCGGCAAATATGAAAAGTGAAATGAAGAGTAGACATACTAGATCTGAGTCTTTGTTTCATCACCGCCCTCAGGAGagcaaaaacagcagaattaCTCCCACAAAGCAGAAATAGTTGCTCATTGTGTGTTACCTCTCTGTTTATGAGGGCAAAGGAACAACTTTGATCTATATTTTGATCTCCTTGggacaaaacaaatcatgttaAAGCAGTACAGTTCTCTATCAAAATCAACAGGCTCAGATTTTACCCAAACCCAAAACCCTCTGTGAGAACTTGTTAATCAACACATACGACATCACCCCTGGTTCTGAGGTCTTCTTGTGTCTAACATCAATGAGGTTTTTACTCTTCTGGATGTACAGTGTAACTGTGGCCTGCCGGCTCCTTTACCACATACTTCTTATAGCAGTAGATCTCCTCGGGGTCTGCGATGCCGTACTCCCTGAGCTTCAGGATCATTTGGGCACTTTTCCTGACAGCCTGGTCATAACGCTCACTGCGGGACAGGAAACACGGGTTCTCCTCCTTGAAGTCCGGGTCGCTGAGAACCATTGACTCTGGAGAGGAGAATGGAAAGGAAATTAGAAATGGGGCTCTTGTAGTATGCAACTGCTAAATAATTATTAAATTGGGTATCTTGTACATATGTAGGACGTGGATATCCAGACATAATGAAAGGATAATTTTGCCTGAATTTGGAGGATAAAACCAGCGTATCCTTTTCTAACCTCAGCATCCTTTAAGCTTTCATTCACACAGGAGTGTAGTCTGATGCAGAACTTCATAAACATAAGACAATCCTGATGTATTCATGAATATTTAATCAGACATTACTAAAATAAGTCACTGCATGATGGTtgatcttaaaggagcagtatgtaactctgacccctagtgtttaaaatgggtactgcagtctaaattctaaacatcatagagagctgtctcccccccccccccccccctcctctctagagtggatgctcactcaggtcaccatgtggtggactctgaagcttcagtgtttatccagctctgcatgggtctgtaaacctttctgtgttctaacctctctccatttttcaaaagcatctccaatattgatcctagtttgagcacgtttctgctcgtggagcttattagaaacatgcagaggctttttaggtcgggtacaatcacttctatctgaaccacttctcttgcccgcttccatcgctgcaacacctgtgtGTATGCAAATGTATTTCCATATCTTTTGTGTTTATGGTTTTATCATACAGTCATCATATCTGTGGTGCATCGGGCTTTTATGATCATGCTGCAAGTAATATAATTTCATCGCTGTGTACTAAATGTAAAAGATCATCTACAGTAGGTGCAAGAGTAAAAATACAGACTACAAACTCTCAGTGTTTCAGGTCGGCTTCACACTCTTCCCACGATGTTGAAAACAGGATGATCGAGATTAAACACCTATTGTGCTGCATGCTGTGTTGCGCTTTGATCAAAGGGTTTTGTCATGTTtggtaaatgtttcaaagtgtttgttgttcagAGTACATCACCCCTACCTCAAAAACAAAGGtagtttatttgttgtttatttagtaTTATTAGCATGTATCatgtggcagtagctcagtttgTAGGGAACTAAGTTGGGAACCGGATCCCAACTTAGGAGACCCAGTGCGGAcaaagtctggaaattggtctggtagctggagaggttccagttcacttcctgagcccGACCGAGGTGCCCTTCAGCAAGGCATTGACCCCCCACCTGctctcgctgtgggcagccacCTCTGATATCTCTCCATTACCACTACGCGCTGCTCCGTTTCAAAAACGCTGCCAGTCTATTTTCGACGGGAGTACGCTGTCGACCCGGACAGAACCGaacgacccggacaggaagtcagagaaggaaacacacagagcgtttggtctcaaaataaaacacaacatacggAATCACGATCGTATTTGTCCTCActttatcaacaacaaacaacaaatcatcctcagaaagtcAAACTCTGTATTCTCTGATCGTGGCGTTCTCCTGTGACGCGAGTTCAGCTGCGCTTCGTCGGCTCACTTTGCAGAAACGGATCAGCTGGAGCAGGGAGCACGCCGTCCGACTGAGCAAAACTGTGGCACGCACAGAggatgtggaaattgggggttagtGCATGTATATAGGGTCGGATCGTGAAtcgtatcgtgagttgagtgaatcgttacatccctacttAACATCAATCAAAACAATCGTGATTATGATATCacttaactttttaaaactaCTCATTTGTTAACAATTACACACGCCGAATTAACCTCCTTGTACTGCTTAATAGACAAGACATTAATACTTTCAGAAACAACACCTTTAATGGGATTTTAGGGGGACACTTTGCCTAAAAACGTTTAAATTTAGATGAGGTCAGGTCAACTTATAATGTTTATAAAGCTAGAGGGTCGTTAGCAACCACCTAGCAAATGAGCTTTTTCCCATCAATACTTTATGTCTAATAAACATCTCTACTGCCATATTCATCACCTAAAGTTTGTAAAGTGTCCGTGCGTGAAGGACTAAAAACACTCACCAATTTCTCgcctcctttttgtcttttctgggCCTCCGTCCAGAATGTAGGTGAGTTTCTCGACGTCAAAAGTGGCATTTTTCCGCTCTTTCAAAATATCGGGATTCATGGTTGGTTATCCGAGTGAAGTGTTGATGTTTTAAGTGTTCGGTAAGAAGGATCCTATGCGGAGAGGTGGGTTGTGTAACCTCCGGCAGCAGCTCCAACCCCTGACAAGTGCTCCTGACACGGCCTCCTCTTTGCGCAGGCGCAGAAAGCCCCCGAGAGGCGGAGAGATAAACGTGATGTGACGTCACACACGGAAGCACTCCGCAGTGCTCTGCTCAACGCTTCACacagtttgaaatgatttaGTGTGAACTTACTTTGGCCCGTGTTATGGCGATGCTCCCCGCAGCTGCAGTCTTTTATTTCCCCTGGGAGGTTAATAATGGAGCAGCTCAGGAAGGAGAGTCACTGAGGACATTCGGCAGGtagtttgttattgtttgtgtttgtttttcaccccaaacagacaaatcaataacaacaacaaatggagagagaaacacaTGAAGAGTTTTGGATTGCCTTGTATCTAAAACATTTgttcatttgactttttctaaATTCTACGgcgcccctgaagtcccaaaaaacGTGTTGTACTCACAAGTTATCAATATCTTGTGTGCACAGTAGATATGTAGGCTTCTTGTGGGcggcagtagttcagtctgtagggacttgggttgggaaccagagggtcgccggtgCGGACCAagcatggaagttggtctggtagctggagaggtgccagatcaccgagcactgccgaggtgcccttgagcaaggcaccaaaccccctccccaccaccagctcaggagcgcctgctgagggcagctccgtcactctgacatctctcccttagtgtgcatgtccataggatcctgtgtgtgtgcatgtgtgtgtatacttcagcctgtgtgtgtgttcatgactacagagtgtaaaaactgaaatttcccctcacagggatcaataaagtaaatcttcatcttcttcttcttgtgcacAGGAGTTGGATAATATCTTGTGGCCATAACATAATAACTTGTACGCACAAGGTATTAACTTGTTCCCAGTAAATTTTACTTCGGAACATCAGGTCATTTATTCAGCTATAAACGCATTCCtaaattagttttatttttactaatATCAAATAGAAAACAGTAGACAACAATTTAACTTTCCAcctacattaaaaaacaaaggtgtATTTCTGACTTAGACTCAAAAACCTTTTCAAAATAACGATGTTGCATCTTTTAAGTTATACACGTTCAAAAAGTCAGGATAAAATGAAATCATCCGGGCTGACTAAGACATTGATCCTCTCTGTTCATTTTTTCAGACTGGCCAGTTACCGACCCGAGGAGTCCAGGGCAACATTGTCTGCTCAGCATGCTTCAAAACAGCACCAGATGGTCGTCCACACGCTGTACGTGGAGCCCTTTGACCCCATAATTGGGGCCCAATATATAGTTCTGGGTGAGATAGAAAATGCTGAAGGTAAGGAAAGGctcatttttttgtgattaattattataataataatactccCCTCTTAAAATTCATTCATTGGCCAGCTCACTGGAAGCCTTCCTGGGGGGgtcagaacgctgcagggctgccaggggagggctgctggAGAAGAAAGTCTATGTTAAGAGGTTTCACCGGCTTAcatagaggcttgaagccgtttggtgaaattcttggtttcatatctgGGAACTATTATGTGATTTGCAGAAAAGCTTTTTAGCGCCCTCTCCTGACTCAtgctgggattactccaacatacgtttacctcatgatctgaaacttgtGAGAACATTGGGATCAGCAGAATCTGATTCGGCAACATTTCTCATCATTTGGGATTTTCTTACcaacacaatttatttttgtattatattataGTAATATTTTtactaaaagttgttttttacagtgtagacttttaaataaaaacctgtTATACCTGTCTTAACCTGTATCTTCTCTCCCTCCAGATGTGGGCGTGATGGTCCGTGCCCGTGTGCTGAACTGCGTTGACGGAGTGAACATCGCTCTTCTTCAGAGAGCCATCAACGAGCAGAGAAGCTTCTTCAGCGAGAGGGAGCAGAAACAGGCTGATGCTGCACAGCCTGAACATGTTACCTGAGCCggctctcttttcttttgttcaggAAGTTTCTCGTGGTTCTCTCACTGAGTGTCAGGAGCACAGAGCCGCCTCTGAGTCTGTTTGGAAGACCCTTATACGAGCTCAGGTTAACTCAAGGAGTGTTTGGTTTGGTTAAGTTTCCTGCAGTTTGTCACATCGGATTTCTTTACATTATAAACTATTTTCTACAGAACTAACAGCTGGTTTTGGGTCCAAAGCTTACGACTTGGAGTCATTTTTTCCTCTCATATGTAACTTTGTGATCTGATGTTGTAGTGACCAATTTTGACAAACCCAATATGATCTAATAAAGTcacttgagggatgaatgtggaagctTTTTCAGACACTTCTCATCATATTCCGATTTGGGAATcttctattatttatttaaatcaactTTGACTTCACTAATTTTTAACCTTTCACGACCTCGTTCAGGCAgtcaactcgagctgcactgattttcACACCTGACATGCCTCATTCTCCACAATCACATGGATACACCTATAATCAaacacaagttttaaaaaaccttCACCCCCCTCCCTACAGTGTGCACTAATAAAGGAATGAGCTACTCAGACCAAAaattttatttttggtctttgtaTTCAGTTTATATCTGCTGTAAATTAGCATGAGTTTTAATGAGGATTCTGCAGCTTTTGGAGtgagcctcaagtggacacttgaggaactgcagtttgtttttgcactACTTTTTAACATACAAGGTTGTTGCTTGATATTTTCCCCCTCTTATGATTTCATATGAAGGAGTTTAACAGGTAAATAAAgttgatcacattttaaaattaatAAGGAGtgattgatttgttgttttttttttttacaaatatttaactGACAGACCCTCTGATTTATTCTGACACCTCTTTGTCAGATCCTGCAATTAGAATTGCTCTTTAACGGATGTAGCTTCCTTACTCAATAACAAAGTAATGTATTACCAACAAGAGTTTTTATACACTAGATAAAGAGGAACCCATTATTTAACATCATTGAagaccatggactgtaaatattaacggtCGAATCCtaagtgacgtcagccatctgtcccatcgatggcggtctccatgctgtaaatgctgtctcagtctaacttcagtcaacctaatgacaggctgagagctggagctgaggcgggttttaagactcctgactaaccgttacaccgcgcccacctgtcaatcatgtcagctacgcgtcTGTCTATGGTTAACACgaatcgttttcaaaatcaaaatggaaCCATTgaaaaacattcaccccccgtacagtgtgtgtccatcgagacatgagctaatcagacctatttgttgtttttttaaccaggctgtaaacatgttcatctctgctgtaaaaacaggctttttagaatgggtgtgtatgtgacttcctgtgcttctgcagccagtctctagtggacacttgaggaactgcaggatctTTGCACTCCCGcgttggcttaatttttcaagacctTCAAGGTTGCCGCTTGTTTAAGACCCAAAAACCTCCCGACACAGCTGCTTCAAATGTGCATTAAGAATTTCCCAATTGGAAACGTGCTTACAGTGGAGTCGCCCAGATTTTGTTTCAACTGAGTTCTTACAAAAACCTTCATGTTCCCTGTTTTATAAAAAGGCTTAACACTAATAAAAGAAAGGGAGTCCATGCTCTTCATCCATTATAATTTAAATTTATTGATATATCTTCATAAAGTATCAAACAAGACTGAGTTTAAAGTGAACAATGTCAAGGATAGCCCATGAGTAATACAGAATCAAATCAATCTTGGTAAAAAGCATTGCACCGTGTCCCAGAATCCCAAATAACACAACGATATCACAGATAAAATGAATTTATATTCTCtggttttttaaataaaaatcaaaaaaacatcttgCTCACATCAAACATTTTCGGTAAACAAAGGCAGCTCAGCAGCGATAATTTCGGCAGACAGAAAGCTTTGTGGTAGAAGACGTTTCCTGAGTCAAATAAACATCCTAAGAGATTCATTTGGCATTGATTTCTTATAATAGTACATATTTGACCAGCAAGGATCAGATAAGTATGTCGTAAAAATATCTAGAATCTTGCATATTTAGAGGTGTAACCAGATTCTTTGGAGGAGGCGGGCAGCATGGGGAGGCCGGACGATGGGTCTTTCCTGCAGCGATCCAGAGCTTGTTTGTAGTTGATCTTCTCCT from Labrus bergylta chromosome 1, fLabBer1.1, whole genome shotgun sequence includes these protein-coding regions:
- the ten1 gene encoding CST complex subunit TEN1 — encoded protein: MAMLPAAAVFYFPWEVNNGAAQEGESLRTFGRLASYRPEESRATLSAQHASKQHQMVVHTLYVEPFDPIIGAQYIVLGEIENAEDVGVMVRARVLNCVDGVNIALLQRAINEQRSFFSEREQKQADAAQPEHVT